GGCGCACCGCATTGGGATTCAGACGCCCGCGGCATCATTACCGGCCTGACCCGCGGCGCAAGCCGCGAACATATTGTGCGTGCCGGACTGGAATCTATTGCATATCAGAGCTGGGACGTCATGCAGTCCATGGCAGCAGACGCGCATCTGCAAATCAAAGAGCTCCGGGTGGACGGCGGCGCCGCAGCCAATGATTTTTTAATGCAATTCCAGGCTGATCTCTTGAATATCACCGTAGAGCGCCCGCAAATTATCGAGACCACAGCCATGGGAGCCGCTTTTCTGGCCGGACTGGGTGCAAATTTTTGGACGACATCTGATATTGAATCAATCAGAAAAGTGGAGCGTCAGTTCACACCGAACATGGCCCAGCGTCACAGACTGGCAAAGCTTAAAGCATGGAAAAATGCAGTCGAACGTTGCAGGAGCCGTTAATCCGGTTGATTTATTGTACGGTCTAACCTATTCAATTAACTGATAATTTTCCATAGTGTCATAGAAATCAGTCATTATCGCTTCACGGTCAAATTGTTCCCAGATCACAATTTTACGATCATTATTCGGACGCTCCTGCCACTCTCCATTTACCAGAATGGGGGCGGGAATGGTATCCGGTTGTGCCCATGCAGGATTCTTGGCGATCGCTACCGCAGCCATATCAAACAGGGCGCGGGACGGCGGTTCTCCGTGTAAATCAATGTGCTCGAATAAATCCACCGAATAATCACCAAAACAAGTAAACTCTCCACCGTGCCGGCCTGTCACCGGCTCTGCTATTTCCGGACCTGCTCCCGGCATATTGGTTCGAATTTCTTCCAGAGTTGCCCGCACTGCATCCGTTCCGGACGGTTCATTGTAACGCACAAGGACAATTTCAAATTCGACACGGCTCTCCAGTACGGCATTAACAGATGGTTCATCGTTTACCTGATTATATTCTCCGGGCTTCGGATAATTTGATCCCAGCCACAATACCTTAACCTTTGGAATAATAGCAGGATCTTTCTCCAGGGCAAGCGCAATATTGGTGAGTTTGCCAACAGGAAGCAATAATAGCTTCCGGCCCTTTATTTCATGTGCTTTTTCAATGATCAGATTAACAGCATCAGCACCGTCAAAATCCGGCTGATCCAGTTGATCCCGGATTTCTGTAAATGAGCCGTCCGCACCTTTTGTGACAGAAACAACACCCTGCAAACTGCATAACCGGACCACGCGCTGAGCCTCCTGCGCCTGCTCGTGTATATCCCCTCCATTATTTGTGCGGTTTACAGTAATTCCTTCCACCTCAAATTCATCTCCATTGAACAGCAAATAAGCGATTGCATGCTGATCGTCCAGTTCGTTATTGGCATCTGTATCCAATATAACAGGCTGTTTTTCGGAAACCGATTGGCTGGAACAGGCCCAAAAAACGACTGAAATCATCAGTGTGAGTAGATAAATTTTCATATGTTTTCCTTTCAAAGGTTAAAATTAAAACAATATATAAATTTCCTTTTTAAAGCACCAGGTTTTTCTCTACCATAAAATTCGGGTTGCGCAGCCCATTTGGACAGCTGGCTGCAAACCAGATAAATGTAATATTTTGTCATAAAAATTGTTGCGTTTTATTTTATTATTTTGTAAGTTTTCCTGTCAACTAAGGATCTCTGTCTTTCCCTTGTTTTACCACAGTTTGAAAAAATTTTTTCAAATCATGTAAAACAAACTTCTTCGAGTATTTCGGACTTTTCTTGGGCCAAGTTCAGAGATAAAGGTTTTGTTTTTTTAAAGGAAAGGTTTGTCTAATGGAAACAGGAACTGTAAAGTGGTTTAACAGCTCCAAAGGCTATGGATTCATCTCCCGTGAAGAAGGTGATGACGTGTTTGTGCATTACAAAGCTATTGAATCGGATGGCTTTAAAACTCTGGACGAAGGCGATCAAGTCGAGTTCGAAGTTGAAGAAAGTCCCAAGGGATTACAAGCAAAAAATGTAACAAAGTTATAAAGCCTGGAAAATCCCCTGATCTGTAAGGATCAGGGGATTTTCTTGTTCAGACCCTTCAGCAAGATCACTGATTGTGTTATAAACAAAGATTCTGGATTTTTGCTATTGCTCATGCCCGGATGCCACAGCATACGTATACCTTGATATTAAATCCAACCCGTTTGCAGATC
This genomic window from candidate division KSB1 bacterium contains:
- a CDS encoding nucleoside hydrolase, with product MKIYLLTLMISVVFWACSSQSVSEKQPVILDTDANNELDDQHAIAYLLFNGDEFEVEGITVNRTNNGGDIHEQAQEAQRVVRLCSLQGVVSVTKGADGSFTEIRDQLDQPDFDGADAVNLIIEKAHEIKGRKLLLLPVGKLTNIALALEKDPAIIPKVKVLWLGSNYPKPGEYNQVNDEPSVNAVLESRVEFEIVLVRYNEPSGTDAVRATLEEIRTNMPGAGPEIAEPVTGRHGGEFTCFGDYSVDLFEHIDLHGEPPSRALFDMAAVAIAKNPAWAQPDTIPAPILVNGEWQERPNNDRKIVIWEQFDREAIMTDFYDTMENYQLIE
- a CDS encoding cold-shock protein — protein: METGTVKWFNSSKGYGFISREEGDDVFVHYKAIESDGFKTLDEGDQVEFEVEESPKGLQAKNVTKL